In the Profundibacter amoris genome, AACAGGGCTAAAAACCAGAAAAATACAATAACTCGTGCTGTTGCTGATCCAGCCGGTGCAATCAGGGTATTGCCCAGTTGTAGAGGGCTGCCGAAAATCCATTGCCCGACAAAGCCAAGCACCGGATAGGCGATGGCCAGCAAGGTTGACAGATTGATCAACCCGTGACTAAAGGCGATGCGGGCGGAGTTGGCTTGTGCTATTAGTTCGTGGACGGAAAGGGTCCGGTCAATCCGGTCTAGAATACGCCCCATGGTGCGCCTGTAGCGGGCTTTCCAGTTGTTTTGATATAGGTCGCCGATCCAGCGTTTGCGGTTGGTGTTATTTTCCCACAGCTTGCCATAGGGGCTGGTGGTCAGCAGGAATACCAATGTGAAAAAAGGGCCGAACACGAACCAGCCCTTTGCCCAAAGAAATGCAAGTATTTGTCCCATTGTTTCACGCCCTTACGCCGCCTCAACCTAGCGTAGTTTAGGGCGCGAATTGGCGCAAGGTTTTATACGTTACGGCAACACATGCCTTGCCCGTGCGCCGCGCTCGATCGCGGCGGCGTGCAGGCGGTCGATGTTGAATTCATAGCGGATTTCCTCGAGCAGGCGCAGTTCGGCCTCTTTCAGTTGCCCGTCCGCCGCGGCCACATCGCAGGCCAGCGCATAGGCGGTTTCATACAGCCGTTCGGGCAGGTCGTTGCGGATCAGGCCGAACAGGGCGTCCAGTCCGTCTTCTTCACCGAACAGGTCGAACACGGTTTGCGACACGGTTTTCACCCGATCCATATCATAGCCCGCAAACACCGGCAGGTGGTTGACGATGGCCTGTATGGTCACAAGTTCCGAGGTGCGGATGTTTTCATCCGAGGCCGATACGGCAATCATCACAGCGACAAGGCAATCCTGCGGGGTCAGCGAATGGGGGATCTGGTTCACGATATAATCCTAAATATGGGGTATTCTATCAGGCCAGAATATTGACGCGGGCGGGACAGGGCAATAGGGACGTTTGCAAAGACGGGTGTAATTGCCCAAAACCTGCCGAGAAAGTGAAACAAATGTCCGAACTGCGTGAAGCCGCGATGAATTCCAAAGCCTGGCCCTTTGAAGAGGCGCGCCGCGTTTTGAAACGGCTGAACGGCAAGACGCCGGATAAGGGCTATGTTTTGTTCCAGACCGGCTATGGTCCGTCGGGCCTGCCGCATATCGGCACCTTTGGCGAAGTGGCGCGCACAACAATGGTGCGCCGCGCGTTTGAAGCGTTAAGCGACATTCCGACCAAGCTGATTTGTTTTTCCGATGATATGGACGGGTTTCGCAAGGTGCCCGGCAATCTGCCCAATCAGGAAATGCTGGCCGAGGATCTGAACCTGCCATTGACTAAGGTGCGCGATCCGTTCGGCACGCACGAGGGGTTCGCCCAGCACAACAACGCGCGGCTGTGTGCGTTTCTGGACAGTTTCGGGTTTGAGTATGAATTTGCGTCTTCGACAGAGTATTATACCAGCGGCAAATTCGATGATGCCCTGCTGACGGCGCTGGAGCGGTTTGACAAGATCATGGAGATCATGCTGCCGACCCTGGGGGCCGAGCGGCAGGCGACCTATTCGCCGTTCCTGCCGATTTCGCCCAAGACCGGACATGTGCTGCAAGTGCCGACGCTGGAACGCAATGTGGAAAAAGGCACGATCGTTTACGAGGAACCGGATGGCGAGCGGGTCGAGGTGCCTGTGACCGGCGGCCATGTGAAATTGCAATGGAAGCCGGATTGGGGCATGCGCTGGGCTGCGCTGGGTGTGGATTACGAAATGTCGGGCAAGGATCTGATCGACAGCGTGACGCAATCCAGCAAGATTTGTGCGGCCCTCGGGGCGCGGCCTCCAGTCAGCCTGTCGTATGAATTGTTCAACGACGAGCAGGGGCAGAAGATTTCCAAGTCCAAGGGTAATGGTCTGACGATGGAGGAATGGCTGGCCTATGCGCCGCCGGAATCCTTGCAGTATTTCATGTATCTGAAACCGAAAACCGCCAAGCGGCTGTATTTCGATGTGATCCCCAAAGCGGTGGATGAATATCACCAGCAGTTGCGGGCCTATCCGACGCAGGATCTGAAGGCGCAGTTGAACAATCCGGTCTGGCATTTGCACGAGGGCAACCCGCCCGAAAGCAAAATGGTGGTGCCCTTTGCGATGTTGTTGAATCTGGCCAGCGTGGCCGCGGCCGAGGACAAGGACGCCTTGTGGGGATTCATCAAGCGCTATGCGCCGGATGCCAGCCCGAAAACCCATGCCGATCTGGATGCGGCGGCGGGCTATGCGGTGAAGTATTACAACGACTTTGTGAAGCCGCAGAAAACCTATCGACTGCCCGACGACAAGGAACGTGCTGCGATGCAGGATTTGGTTGAGCGCCTGAAGGCGTGGGATGGCGGTCTGGATGGCGACGCGCTGCAATCCATGGTGTTTGCTGTGGGCAAGGAACACGGGTTCGAGCCGCTGCGGGACTGGTTCAAGGCGTTATACGAGGTGCTTTTGGGCGCATCCCAAGGGCCACGTTTTGGCGGATTCATTGCGCTTTATGGTGTGGATGAAACCGTGGCGGTGATCGAAAAGGCGCTGGCGGGCGGGTTGGTTTAAGGCAAAACGGATATGGCACAAAAGGACCGGCTAAAGTGGGACACGAAATATAGCGATGGTCATCACCTGATTGAAAAGGGTGAGGCCAGTTTCATGCTGAAGCGGTTCTATCACAAGGCACCGGCAAAGCGGGCACTGGATGTGGCCTGCGGCACGGGGCGTAATGCGCTGTTTCTGGCGGAACACGGGTTTGAGGTGGATGCGCTGGATATATCACCGGTGGGATTACAGCGGTTACAGGGCCATGCCGAACAGATTTCAGGGGCTGGCACGGTGAATTGCCAAGTTGTTGATCTTGATGAATATTCCCCGCCCAAAGCAAACTATGATCTGATTGTTGTGACCAACTATCTGAACCGGTGTTTGATCCCGAAACTGGCCCGTGAGTTACGTGAGGGCGGGGTATTGGTGATTGATACGTTCATGGTGGATTCCCGAAGCGGGGCGCAGGATTTCAATCCTGATTACCTGCTGCGTGCGGGCGAATTGCCCACCTATTTTGATGGTGCCTTTGAAGTTTTGGCATTCGAGGACGCCAGAAAAGGGCGTTGTAATACTGCACTGTTGAAGCAGGCGATCGCGGTGCGGAAAATTCCGGCCTGATCCTGCAAGTGTGCCTTACCGAACGCAATGGTTAAGGCTGGTTAACCCCCCTTTGATACATCTATCCCCAATTCGGGCCACGGGTCCGGGTTTTCAAGAAACTACTGAAATTCGAGCGGATTGATGGCGGCCGTTGGCCCCATTTGCGGTGCTGTCTGTCAGCGCGCATTCCGGATATGTGGAAAGGGGTTAGGATGAACAAAGCGATCACCGACGGGCTGGTTTTTACACCGCCAGAGTTTGCCAGCGGGTTGAATGTCTGGTCCAGTCAGGATGGGCTGGCGGGGCAGGATACCTATGCGAATGCGGCCAATGCGGCCTTTGTGCCGGCGGATGCTGATTTTTCCGGCTGTCTGGAGCTGGAGAAAACCACGGCCACACAAAAGCTGCGCTATATGGGGCAGACGCCGATCCTGCCGGGGTGCTATTTGCGCATCACTGTCAAGGTCAAGGCGATGAGCGGCAACCTGATGGATGTGCGGATTGCCGGTTGGGCCGGAGATTCGGCCGATAACCATGTGCCGGGTCTGGTCGAAGTCGGGCCGAGTGTGACGCTGACCTCTTATGGCGAGGTGGTGACGGTTTCGGCGATTGTCGGCACGGGGGTGCGCAGCGGTGTGGATATGCAATGGGGCAGCGCACCGGTTTACGGGCATTTCGGGCTGGATTTGACGGGGCCGACCGGCGGGGTGATCCGCATTGACGATTTCCAGATCGAGGACATCACCAGCGCGTTTTTGCGCGATATGATGGACTGGGTTGACGTCAAGGATTACGGCGCGATTGGTGACGGGGTGACCGATGATCAGGCCGCGTTCGAGGCGGCGGATACGGCGGCGAACGGGCGGCGTGTATTGATTTCGGCAGGCACTTATTACCTGGCAGACCATGTGACCTTTGAAAACCCTGTGCGGTTTGAAGGCACCGTGGCGATGCCGGTTGCCAAGCGGCTGGTGCTGCGAAAAAATTTCGATTTGCCGACCTATATCAACGCTTTTGGTGACGAAGAGCTGGCAATCAAGAAAGCCCTGCAAACATTGCTGAACTATTCCGATCATGAATCGCTGGATATGTGCGGACGGCGGGTGGAGCTGACGGCGCCGGTTGATGTGCAGGCGGCGGTGGCGAACCGCGATACTTTTGAATCGCGGCGGGTGCTGCATAACGGGCAGTTCAATATCATTGCCGGACCGGCGTGGGATGCGGATGTGGTGACATCAACCGCCACCTATTCTGCGGCGGATCCGAAAACCCTGACAGCGGTTGCGAATGTGGCCAATATCAAGGTCGGCTCACTGGTGGAAGGGGCCGGTGTAGGCCGCGAGGTTTATGTGCGGGCGGTGAATATCGGCGCGGGAACCGTGACGCTGAACCATGCCTTATACGGGGCGGCAGGCACGCAGACCTATACGTTCAAACGGTTCAAATATGCGCTGGATTTTGGCGGGTTTGTAAAGATGAGCCGGTTCGAGCTGGACCAGATTGAACTGCTGTGCAATGGCGATGCCAGCGGGGTTATGTTGCCGATGGATGGCCGGATGTTCCAGATCCGCAACAGCAGTATTTCGCGGCCAAAGGACCGGGGGATTACATCGGCGGGGATTGGCTGTCAGGATATCCACATTGACGGCAACCAGTTTTTGTCGAATGAAATGGGATTGCGGGCGCAGGATCGCACCACGGTGATGCTGAACGTCAACAAGAACGATGCGAAAATCCGCAACAATCAGGTGCACCGTTTCGCCCATTTCGCGGTGATAGGCGGCACCGGCACCATTATGACCGGCAACCACTGGTATCAGGGCGACAACGAAACCGCCGGTTTGCGCACCGCCGGGGTGGTGTTTACCAGCCGGACTGTGAATTCGATTGTTGATGGCAATTATGTGGACAACGCGTTTATCGAGATGACGAACGAACATGATGCCAACCCCGATCTGGTATCCGGTTATTCCTTTGGCGGGCTGACGATTACGGACAATGTTTTCATGGCCAGTGACGCCGCGAACTGGTTCAGCTGGATTGTGATCACCCCTTACGGAACAGGTCATTCGATTGACGGGCTGACCATCACAGGCAATTCGTTCCGCGCCGTTGCGGGAACAATCACGCGGGCAGACAGGGTGGATACGACCCACGCCGATCTGGATTACTGGTCGTTCCGCAATATCCTGTTCGACGGCAATACGTTCCACGGTGTGAATGAACGGGTGCAAAGCCCGACCACGGTGGAATTCAGCCAGAATTCCAATGCAACGACATGGAAGGTACCTTTTGCCCCGCATTTGCCGTTTGGCGGTTTGGCGCGGCGCGTGACTGCTATTGTGGCGGATGGGCAGATTACCTCGGGCACGGCAACGCGGGTTGATGTGATGCCCTATTCCGAGCGGACCAAAGGGGCCAATTTTGACGAGGTTTGGCTGAATTGGCCAGCGGCCTGTCGTGGCAAGGTTCAGGTGACAGCGCGGGTCGACCGGCCTTTGTAATTCCAGAGATATTTGTTTGATTTTGAAAGCGGGGCGCAGAAATGTGCCCCGTTTTCATGTGTTTGCTTGACCTGTCGCCCCGAGTGGCGCAGCCTTGGAAAAGATGTAGGCAAACAGGAGAACGACATGCGTTTGATAACGGGGATGGTTTTTGCGGCGATGATGGCAATGCCGAACATGGCAACAGCGGAAAACAAACCGGTGAACATCCGTCCCGATGTGGCAACGGTTAGGGTTGAAACCGAAGCAGGGCTGGTTGAAATTGGACGTATTCAGGATAATGACAACCATTTGACCGGCGACTGGGCCAAGACATCCCGCCCTTGTCCCGTGTTTTGTATTCAGCCGATGTCGCCGGCGGAAGGGGTGACAACCATCGGGGAAATGGAGATACTGGATATGTTGCAAGACCCCGATGCGATCGTGGTCGATAGCCGGCTTGCCAAATGGTATGACAGCGGCACAATCCCCGGCGCGCTGCATATCCCCTTTGGCGAAGTGGCCGACCGGCTGGGGGAACTGGGTTGCGAGCCTGATTTTGACGGTTGGGATTGTTCGACTGCCAAAAAGGTGGCGCTGTTTTGTAACGGGCCGTGGTGCGGACAATCGCCAACCGCGATCCGTGCGATGTTGTCAGCGGGTTTTCCGGCCGATAAGGTATATTATTATCGCGGCGGGATGCAGGTTTGGCGTATGCTGGGCCTGACCGTGATCGAACCAAAAGATGGATAACCCTTAGGCGGAGGAATACATATGCCAACTATTACCAAAGGCGGCGCGCCGCAAACTGTGATCACCACATTCGATGTCACTCCGGGAACCTGTGAGGATTTACAGGAATTGCTGCAGGAAGCCTATGACGAGGTGATCAAAAGCCAGCACGGATTTATTGGTGGTGCCATTCATGTGAACGACGCCGAGACCCGCATTTGCAGCTATTCCCAATGGCAAAACCGCGAGGATTTCCAGGCGATGCTGCGCACCCCCGAAATGCGCCGCCGCAATCGCAGGATCAACGAGCTGTGCAAGGGGTTCGAGCCGGTGATGTATGACGTGGTGGCGTCCTACGACTGAGAGTGTTTGAGCGAGCGCAGGGCCAGATCGGCCTTGCCCTTGGTCAGCCATGAAAAAGCGAAGGCCCAGATGCCTATCGCCTCGATCCAGAAAATGATATTCCAATCCGTGACCAGGCTTTGCATTTCGGGGCTGCCTTTCAGTTTGAAATAGGAAAATAGCAAGATCAGCACTGTGGAAACGGCAATGATATGGCCGCACCAGATGTATATCCGGCGGCGCACAGGCCTGGCGGTTTTGGGGAATTGTACATAGCAGAATATGGCCAGGCAGACGAAAAACACCGTTGCGCTGGTATAGTGGAACAGCGGGCTGATTTTCAATCCCAGCGCCTGTTGGGATACGGTTACGATGGCATCGCTTTCATTTGGAAACAGGGCGACACCAAAGGCGGCAATACCTGCGGCTGTGGCGACCAGATCATCCGAAATACGCTCATTCGGTTTGCGTTTATACCCTTTGTAGGACACCAGAAAGATGCCGATGGCAAACAGGCAACCAACAAAGATGTCGCGCAGTTTGGTATGGTAGAAATCGCTGATCGAGGGTTCCAGCCGCGCATTTGATAGCAGCCCGCCAATGATCAGAACGAGTGGTAAAATCACCCCCAATATCCCCAGCGCACGACGCACCCTGTGGTAAGACAGCACAAGGTCATGGTTATTTTTGGTTGTTGTATCGGGGGTCTTTGGCATGGGGTGAACCTGCTGAAAAGCCTGATTTCTAGCGGTATGCGCCCGTCATTTCAAGCGTTTCAAAACTGCTTCCAGAACCCCAGTTTCAGGTTCTGGCTGTCATCCCCTGTCAAACCGTAAACAACCCCGATCTCGATATGCGTTCCTTTCTGGCGCTGCATTCGCCAAATCAGCGAGGGCGAGAATTTGGCATAGGCAGGTGCATCGGGCACCTTGCCGGTTTGCAACTGCCAGATCAGCATCACACGGTCGGATGGCTTCATCCCCCATGTGAAATCGGCCTTGTAGGTGGCACCGGACTGTCCGGGCACGGTGAT is a window encoding:
- a CDS encoding tellurite resistance TerB family protein, translating into MIAVSASDENIRTSELVTIQAIVNHLPVFAGYDMDRVKTVSQTVFDLFGEEDGLDALFGLIRNDLPERLYETAYALACDVAAADGQLKEAELRLLEEIRYEFNIDRLHAAAIERGARARHVLP
- a CDS encoding lysine--tRNA ligase codes for the protein MSELREAAMNSKAWPFEEARRVLKRLNGKTPDKGYVLFQTGYGPSGLPHIGTFGEVARTTMVRRAFEALSDIPTKLICFSDDMDGFRKVPGNLPNQEMLAEDLNLPLTKVRDPFGTHEGFAQHNNARLCAFLDSFGFEYEFASSTEYYTSGKFDDALLTALERFDKIMEIMLPTLGAERQATYSPFLPISPKTGHVLQVPTLERNVEKGTIVYEEPDGERVEVPVTGGHVKLQWKPDWGMRWAALGVDYEMSGKDLIDSVTQSSKICAALGARPPVSLSYELFNDEQGQKISKSKGNGLTMEEWLAYAPPESLQYFMYLKPKTAKRLYFDVIPKAVDEYHQQLRAYPTQDLKAQLNNPVWHLHEGNPPESKMVVPFAMLLNLASVAAAEDKDALWGFIKRYAPDASPKTHADLDAAAGYAVKYYNDFVKPQKTYRLPDDKERAAMQDLVERLKAWDGGLDGDALQSMVFAVGKEHGFEPLRDWFKALYEVLLGASQGPRFGGFIALYGVDETVAVIEKALAGGLV
- a CDS encoding class I SAM-dependent methyltransferase, translating into MAQKDRLKWDTKYSDGHHLIEKGEASFMLKRFYHKAPAKRALDVACGTGRNALFLAEHGFEVDALDISPVGLQRLQGHAEQISGAGTVNCQVVDLDEYSPPKANYDLIVVTNYLNRCLIPKLARELREGGVLVIDTFMVDSRSGAQDFNPDYLLRAGELPTYFDGAFEVLAFEDARKGRCNTALLKQAIAVRKIPA
- a CDS encoding glycosyl hydrolase family 28-related protein, with the translated sequence MNKAITDGLVFTPPEFASGLNVWSSQDGLAGQDTYANAANAAFVPADADFSGCLELEKTTATQKLRYMGQTPILPGCYLRITVKVKAMSGNLMDVRIAGWAGDSADNHVPGLVEVGPSVTLTSYGEVVTVSAIVGTGVRSGVDMQWGSAPVYGHFGLDLTGPTGGVIRIDDFQIEDITSAFLRDMMDWVDVKDYGAIGDGVTDDQAAFEAADTAANGRRVLISAGTYYLADHVTFENPVRFEGTVAMPVAKRLVLRKNFDLPTYINAFGDEELAIKKALQTLLNYSDHESLDMCGRRVELTAPVDVQAAVANRDTFESRRVLHNGQFNIIAGPAWDADVVTSTATYSAADPKTLTAVANVANIKVGSLVEGAGVGREVYVRAVNIGAGTVTLNHALYGAAGTQTYTFKRFKYALDFGGFVKMSRFELDQIELLCNGDASGVMLPMDGRMFQIRNSSISRPKDRGITSAGIGCQDIHIDGNQFLSNEMGLRAQDRTTVMLNVNKNDAKIRNNQVHRFAHFAVIGGTGTIMTGNHWYQGDNETAGLRTAGVVFTSRTVNSIVDGNYVDNAFIEMTNEHDANPDLVSGYSFGGLTITDNVFMASDAANWFSWIVITPYGTGHSIDGLTITGNSFRAVAGTITRADRVDTTHADLDYWSFRNILFDGNTFHGVNERVQSPTTVEFSQNSNATTWKVPFAPHLPFGGLARRVTAIVADGQITSGTATRVDVMPYSERTKGANFDEVWLNWPAACRGKVQVTARVDRPL
- a CDS encoding rhodanese-like domain-containing protein encodes the protein MRLITGMVFAAMMAMPNMATAENKPVNIRPDVATVRVETEAGLVEIGRIQDNDNHLTGDWAKTSRPCPVFCIQPMSPAEGVTTIGEMEILDMLQDPDAIVVDSRLAKWYDSGTIPGALHIPFGEVADRLGELGCEPDFDGWDCSTAKKVALFCNGPWCGQSPTAIRAMLSAGFPADKVYYYRGGMQVWRMLGLTVIEPKDG
- a CDS encoding antibiotic biosynthesis monooxygenase family protein, which codes for MPTITKGGAPQTVITTFDVTPGTCEDLQELLQEAYDEVIKSQHGFIGGAIHVNDAETRICSYSQWQNREDFQAMLRTPEMRRRNRRINELCKGFEPVMYDVVASYD
- a CDS encoding DUF7103 family protein, whose translation is MPKTPDTTTKNNHDLVLSYHRVRRALGILGVILPLVLIIGGLLSNARLEPSISDFYHTKLRDIFVGCLFAIGIFLVSYKGYKRKPNERISDDLVATAAGIAAFGVALFPNESDAIVTVSQQALGLKISPLFHYTSATVFFVCLAIFCYVQFPKTARPVRRRIYIWCGHIIAVSTVLILLFSYFKLKGSPEMQSLVTDWNIIFWIEAIGIWAFAFSWLTKGKADLALRSLKHSQS